The following are from one region of the Gossypium hirsutum isolate 1008001.06 chromosome D03, Gossypium_hirsutum_v2.1, whole genome shotgun sequence genome:
- the LOC107950438 gene encoding polyadenylate-binding protein 3 isoform X2, producing MQSKLQEHRCWWLWWSLEYEPQIFVVILADAVDYACTPEEVQQHFQSCGTVNRVTILTDKYGQPKGFAYVEFLEAEAVQEALVLNESELHGRQLKVMPKRTNVPGMKQYRPRRFNPYMGYRSRRPYIPPYFYSPYGFGKIPRFRRPMRYMPYY from the exons ATGCAATCTAAGTTGCAAGAACATCGTTGCTGGTGGTTGTGGTGGTCATTGGAGTATGAACCTCAGATATTTGTGGTCATTTTGGCTGATGCG GTTGATTATGCATGCACACCTGAAGAAGTGCAGCAGCATTTTCAATCTTGTGGCACTGTAAACAGAGTAACCATTCTGACAGACAAGTATGGTCAACCGAAAGGATTTGCTTATGTAGAGTTCCTGGAAGCAGAAGCTGTTCAAGAGGCTCTTGTGCTGAATGAATCTGAATTACATGGCCGCCAGTTGAAG GTTATGCCAAAAAGGACTAATGTTCCTGGGATGAAGCAGTACCGTCCAAGGCGATTCAATCCTTACATGGGCTACCGGTCCAGGAGGCCCTATATACCGCCTTATTTCTATTCTCCTTATGGATTCGG GAAGATTCCTAGATTCAGGAGGCCAATGCGGTATATGCCCTACTACTAG